The genome window CCCTCTCTGGCAGTCTGGCTATTTTTTCTATTGGGCTGGTGCTGTTTTTCATGATCGCTGACCTGCCGTTGAAGATTGGGTGGGTGGGGGTGGATAGCCTGCTCATCATGCTGGCATATTTCGCCGCCATGTACCTGATTCAAGCCAGCAATGTGGGGGATGTGCCCGGCCAGATTGAAATTCCCGAAGGGACGCCTTCCCTGGCTGTGGCGCTGCTGGGTTTTGGCATTGCCGCCGGGGCGCTGATTTACGTAACCCCCTTCATGGTCAGCGCTAGCGCCGAGATCGCCGAAGTTACCGGACTGGGTACTACTTTTGTCGGCTCCACGCTGGTGGCGGCGGTCACTTCTCTGCCGGAGATGGTCACCACGCTGGCAGCCATGCGCCTGGGGGCTTACGACATGGCCATTGGCAACCTGTTTGGCAGTAACCTGTTCAATATGTTCGCTCTGGGGCTGACGGATGTCTTTTACACTCCCGGGCGTTTCCTGGCGGTGATTGATCCTTCTTTTCTGCTGGTAGGGATGCTGGGCTTGCTGATGACCGGCATGGGGCTCATCGGTAATCTGGCGCGCCTGCGCCGCCGTATCTGGTTCATCGAAGCCGATGCTCTGGCGCTGGCGGTGCTGTATCTCGGTGGAATGTACCTGCTCTACCTGCGCGGCATTTCCCCATAAATACACCTTCTTAACTTTTGACGTTTCCCTTGACATCCTTCCTGACGCGCTGTATTATTCGATATCGTATTATTCTATCTTGTATGAATTGACGGGATGTCTGTATGCCCTCTCGCTCCAGTCAGGAAATCCTTGCCTATTTGCGCGAATACGTCCGACGCTACTCGCCTGTGGACGAGAGCGAATATCCCACGGGTGGGCTGGAAATTGCCACCTTTATCCGCATCCTCTTTCACATCATCAAAGACCTGGAAGAGACTCATGTGGATGATCTGGAACTTTCCGGACCGCGGGTGAATTTGCTCTTTCGTCTGTTATGGGAGGAAGAACGCGGCAATTCTCAGGGGTTGACCCCCTCGGAGTTGAGCCACAATCAGCACGTCACCCGCAACACCATCAGCGCCCTGCTGAACGGGTTAGAAGAACAGGGCTTGATCGTCCGTGAACTGGATAAAGAAGATCGCCGCCTCTTTCGCATCAAATTGACCGACAAAGCCCGCCAGACGCTTTACCGCATCATCCCCGAGCGTTTGGTGTTCATTCGCGCGCTGGTTTCAGGGCTGAGTGTGGATGAACAACAGCAGTTGGTGGCTTTACTGGCAAAACTTTTTGATTCGATTCATGAGCACCGTTGTCCGCAGGGGGAAGTTGCCGTACGCGACGACGGTTCATCACCATTAATGGAGGATTGATTTCGATGAACATGCGCAGACCACATTCTCCCGGCGGCGCGGGGACGCCGCCCATGAGCATGAAAGGGCTTTCGCGCTCGTTTTCTCTGCTCAAAAACTATCGCGGGGTGGCTTTTCTGGCGTATTTTTCGCTCTTCATTTCCACCGCCGCCATGTTAATGGTGCCACAGATTACGCAGAACATCATTGATGCCATCACCCATGGATTGATGGCGCAAAAGATTGCCGAAATCCCTGCCGCTTTTCAGAGCATGGCGCTTCAGAAATTGGGCTGGACGGCGGAGCAGTTTGCCCGTTACCGCGACGGCGGCGTCCAGGCGGTCATCTGGTCGGGAGTGCTGATTGTGCTGTTTGCCATTGCGCGCGGGCTGTTCGCCTTCTCGCAGGGCTATAACGCCGAGCGTGTTTCGCAGGGCGTTGCTTTTGACCTGCGCAACCGCCTCTTCGAGAAGATTCAGCGCCTGTCTTTCAGTTACCACGACCAGAATCAGACCGGGCAGTTGATGGTGCGAGCAACCGATGACGTGGATAAGGTACGTCTCTTCCTGGGGCAGGGCTTGCTGATTGCCTTGCAGGCAGTGGTGTTGCTGGTGGCGGCGCTCATTATTCTCTCTGCCACCAACTACCGCCTGATGCTCACCATTCTGCCCATTTTGCCCGTTGCCATGGCAGTGTTCTTTATCTTTAGCCGCATTGCCCAGCCACTTTTCCTGCAGGTTCAGCAGAAACTTTCCCGCCTGAACACCATTTTGCAGGAAAACCTGGCAGGCATTAAGGTCATTAAAGCCTTTGTGCAGGAACCTGTGCAGAAACAGCGTTTCAACCAGGCGGCTGAAGATCTGATGAGCCAGCAGATTAAAGTCTCACGCACCTTCAGTTTTCTGTTCCCCTTTGTCTTCCTGATTGCCAATCTCGGGCAGGCGCTGATTCAGTACGCCGGCGGCAGGCAAATCATCGAAGGCACGCTCTCCATCGGCGAATGGCAGAAGTTCAGCATGTACCTGTTTTACGTGTTCTTCCCGCTGGGACAGTTGGGTTTCGTCATCAATCAACTGGCGCAAGCCAGCGCCTCGGCAAACCGCATTTATGAAATTCTGGATGCCGAGAGCGAGGTGAAAAACAAGCCCGATGCCATTGAATTGCCACCGATTCAGGGACGGGTGGAGTTCCGCAATGTGACCTTCAGGTATTTCGGAAGCAATGAGCCGGCGCTGGATGAAATCAGTTTCATTGCCGAGCCGGGGCAGACCATTGCCCTGCTGGGCGCTACGGGGAGCGGCAAAAGCACCATCATCAACCTCATCCCGCGCTTTTATGATGTCACTTCGGGGAGTGTGCGAATTGACGGTTACGATGTGCGCGATGTGACCATCGAATCTCTGCGGCGGCAGATTGGCATTGTTCTGCAGGATACCACCCTGTTCACGGGGACGATTCGCGAGAATATTGCCTTTGGCAAGCCCGAAGCCACTCAGGAAGAAATTGAAGCCGCCGCCAAAGCCGCGCTGGCGCATGACTTCATCATGAGTTTCCCGGAAGGCTACGAGACGCGCGTGGGCGAACGTGGCACTACCCTGAGCGGCGGGCAGAAACAACGCATTGCCATTGCCCGCGCCTTACTGCTCAACCCGCGCATCCTCATCCTGGACGACTCGACCAGCAGTGTGGACACAGTGACCGAGTATCAGATTCAGCAAGCCCTCAATCGTTTGATGGAAGGGCGCACCAGTTTCGTCATTGCCCAGCGCATCAGCACGGTGCGCAACGCCGATCAAATTCTGGTGCTGGATCGAGGCAAAATTGTGGCGCGCGGCAGGCACGAAGATCTGCTGGAAGAAAGCCCGATTTACGCCGAAATTTACCACTCGCAACTCATCGAAGATGCTCCTGCGGTTGCGGCGCTCAGCGGCGCTTCTGCGGCAGAGTAACGAAAGGAAGGTAAAGTTTATGGGAATGGGACGTGGACCAGGCGGACCGATGGGGATGCTGGCGCAGGAAACCAGTAAGCCCGTGAATCCCAGCGTGACTCTGGGACGGCTTTTCAGGGAATTTAAACCCTATACAGCGATTTTATTGCTGGTGCTGGTGATGATTCTTGCCAATGCCTGGGTTCAAGTCATTTCTCCCGACCTGACCGGGCAAATTGTGGATTGTTACCTGGCTCCTGCACTGGCTCAGCAGGTGCAGAGCCAGTCGGGGGTGCCTGCCGCGCTGACAGGCGGCACGGCGCGCTTGAGTGATAGCGGGCAGAACAACTGCTGGTACACCAAAAACCCCGGTGGCACGAAGGAAGAGATTCTGCGCGGCTTGGGCGGGCTGATTCTGCTTATTACCGGGTTGTTTGTTGGCGGCGCCATCATCGGCGGTTTGCAGTTTTTTCTGATGTCCTGGGCGGGTCAGCATGTGCTGAAAGACCTGCGGGTACGGGTGTTTGATCATCTACACAACCTTTCGCTCAAGTTTTTCAACGAAAACGAAGCCGGCAACCTGATGAGCCGGATTACCAACGACATGGAAACTCTGCAACAGGCGCTGAATTTTGCGCTGGTTCAAACTGCTAGTGGACTGGTTTTGCTAGTGTGGGTTGCCATCACCATGCTGAACAAATCGGTGCCGTATGCGTTGGTGGGGATGGCAATGGTGCCGTTCATGATTCTGGCGACCAACTGGTTCTCCAGCCGGGCGCGGCAGGCTTTCCGCGTGGCGCGCAAGGAAATTGGGCGGGTGAGCGCCAACCTGGAAGAGAGCATCTCAGGCGTGCGTGAGGTGCAGGCGTTCAGCCGTGAGGAACAGAACATTCAAGCCTTCCGCGAGTCCAGCGCCAGTTACCGCGATGCCAACATCCGCGCGGTTGCTTATACGGCGGCGCTTTCGCCTACGCTGGAAGCCCTGGGCTACCTTGCCATGGCACTGGTGACGGTGGTGGGCGGGGTGTACATCCTTAACGGGAAGGACTTCTTTGGCACTTCGCTTTCGCTGGGGCTGGTGATTACCTTCATGGGGTACGTGCAACGCTTCAATCAACCCATTCAGCAAATTTCCACCCTGTGGGCGAACATCCAGAGCGCCATTGCCGGCGCCGAGCGTATCTTCGGTTTACTGGATACCCAGCCCGATGTGGTGGATGCCCCCGATGCCATCGAGATGCCCACCATTCAGGGGCGGGTGGAGTTTGACCACGTGCATGCCGAGTATGTGGAAGGCGTTCCCGTACTGGAAGATGTGTCTTTTACCGCCGAGCCTGGACAAACGATTGCTATCGTTGGTCCGACGGGGGCAGGCAAAACCACCATCATCAATCTCATCCCGCGTTTTTATGACGTGAAGCAGGGGCAGATTCGCATCGATGGTGTGGACATTTCCCGCGTGCGTGCCGATTCTCTGCGGCGGCAGATTGGCATTGTTTTGCAGGATACCTTCCTGTTCAGCGATACAGTGATGAATAACATCCGCTTTGGCAAGCCCGATGCCAGCGATGAAGAGGTCATTGCCGCGGCGCAGTTAGCCCACGCCGACAATTTCATCCGCCGCCTGCCGCAGGGCTATCAGACCATTCTGGGCGAGCATGGCGCAGGGCTGAGTCAGGGTCAGCGCCAGTTGATTGCCATTGCCCGCGCCGCGCTGGTCAACCCGCGCATCCTCATTCTGGACGAAGCCACTTCCAGCGTGGACACGCGC of Anaerolinea thermophila UNI-1 contains these proteins:
- a CDS encoding sodium:calcium antiporter, which gives rise to MMWIQFVITSAVIVLAAIKLAEYGDVIALRTRLGGLFIGTILIAAATSLPEVLTTLSAVRQAFPNLAAGNLLGSNTFNMFLLAVLDVLARNERVLRKVALKHALSGSLAIFSIGLVLFFMIADLPLKIGWVGVDSLLIMLAYFAAMYLIQASNVGDVPGQIEIPEGTPSLAVALLGFGIAAGALIYVTPFMVSASAEIAEVTGLGTTFVGSTLVAAVTSLPEMVTTLAAMRLGAYDMAIGNLFGSNLFNMFALGLTDVFYTPGRFLAVIDPSFLLVGMLGLLMTGMGLIGNLARLRRRIWFIEADALALAVLYLGGMYLLYLRGISP
- a CDS encoding MarR family winged helix-turn-helix transcriptional regulator, giving the protein MPSRSSQEILAYLREYVRRYSPVDESEYPTGGLEIATFIRILFHIIKDLEETHVDDLELSGPRVNLLFRLLWEEERGNSQGLTPSELSHNQHVTRNTISALLNGLEEQGLIVRELDKEDRRLFRIKLTDKARQTLYRIIPERLVFIRALVSGLSVDEQQQLVALLAKLFDSIHEHRCPQGEVAVRDDGSSPLMED
- a CDS encoding ABC transporter ATP-binding protein, whose protein sequence is MNMRRPHSPGGAGTPPMSMKGLSRSFSLLKNYRGVAFLAYFSLFISTAAMLMVPQITQNIIDAITHGLMAQKIAEIPAAFQSMALQKLGWTAEQFARYRDGGVQAVIWSGVLIVLFAIARGLFAFSQGYNAERVSQGVAFDLRNRLFEKIQRLSFSYHDQNQTGQLMVRATDDVDKVRLFLGQGLLIALQAVVLLVAALIILSATNYRLMLTILPILPVAMAVFFIFSRIAQPLFLQVQQKLSRLNTILQENLAGIKVIKAFVQEPVQKQRFNQAAEDLMSQQIKVSRTFSFLFPFVFLIANLGQALIQYAGGRQIIEGTLSIGEWQKFSMYLFYVFFPLGQLGFVINQLAQASASANRIYEILDAESEVKNKPDAIELPPIQGRVEFRNVTFRYFGSNEPALDEISFIAEPGQTIALLGATGSGKSTIINLIPRFYDVTSGSVRIDGYDVRDVTIESLRRQIGIVLQDTTLFTGTIRENIAFGKPEATQEEIEAAAKAALAHDFIMSFPEGYETRVGERGTTLSGGQKQRIAIARALLLNPRILILDDSTSSVDTVTEYQIQQALNRLMEGRTSFVIAQRISTVRNADQILVLDRGKIVARGRHEDLLEESPIYAEIYHSQLIEDAPAVAALSGASAAE
- a CDS encoding ABC transporter ATP-binding protein, whose product is MGMGRGPGGPMGMLAQETSKPVNPSVTLGRLFREFKPYTAILLLVLVMILANAWVQVISPDLTGQIVDCYLAPALAQQVQSQSGVPAALTGGTARLSDSGQNNCWYTKNPGGTKEEILRGLGGLILLITGLFVGGAIIGGLQFFLMSWAGQHVLKDLRVRVFDHLHNLSLKFFNENEAGNLMSRITNDMETLQQALNFALVQTASGLVLLVWVAITMLNKSVPYALVGMAMVPFMILATNWFSSRARQAFRVARKEIGRVSANLEESISGVREVQAFSREEQNIQAFRESSASYRDANIRAVAYTAALSPTLEALGYLAMALVTVVGGVYILNGKDFFGTSLSLGLVITFMGYVQRFNQPIQQISTLWANIQSAIAGAERIFGLLDTQPDVVDAPDAIEMPTIQGRVEFDHVHAEYVEGVPVLEDVSFTAEPGQTIAIVGPTGAGKTTIINLIPRFYDVKQGQIRIDGVDISRVRADSLRRQIGIVLQDTFLFSDTVMNNIRFGKPDASDEEVIAAAQLAHADNFIRRLPQGYQTILGEHGAGLSQGQRQLIAIARAALVNPRILILDEATSSVDTRTERQIQIALENLLRGRTSFVIAHRLSTIRNADQILVIENGRIVERGRHEELLAKRGAYYTLYMKQFVHGEATADSGVSAAPQPA